A region from the Nocardioides coralli genome encodes:
- a CDS encoding alpha/beta fold hydrolase: MSNTLHTTAYGEDGPLVAFCHGLFGQGRNWTQIAKQLAGDHRTLLVDMPDHGRSGWSDSFDYLAAADRVAGLFSSGDPVSLVGHSMGGKIAMLVALRHPERVRQLAVVDVAPVRYDNTEEFRRYVDAMLGLDLASLERRSDAEEALSEAVPDAGVRAFLLQNLRQEQGRWSWQPNLELLGRDLPAIGDWPAEQLGDERAYEGPVLWIGGSRSAYVVDDHAAVMDALFPRNRRVTVKDAGHWVHAEQPAVFLEVLRRFLG; the protein is encoded by the coding sequence GTGTCGAACACCCTCCACACCACGGCGTACGGCGAGGACGGGCCACTGGTCGCCTTCTGCCACGGGCTCTTCGGCCAGGGACGCAACTGGACCCAGATCGCCAAGCAGCTGGCCGGTGACCACCGCACCCTGCTGGTGGACATGCCCGACCACGGTCGCTCGGGGTGGAGCGACTCCTTCGACTACCTCGCGGCCGCCGACCGGGTCGCCGGCCTCTTCTCGTCCGGGGACCCCGTCTCCCTGGTCGGCCACTCCATGGGCGGCAAGATCGCGATGCTGGTGGCCCTGCGACACCCCGAGCGGGTGCGGCAGCTCGCCGTCGTCGACGTGGCTCCGGTCCGCTACGACAACACCGAGGAGTTCCGTCGGTACGTCGACGCGATGCTGGGCCTCGACCTGGCGTCCCTCGAGCGTCGCTCGGACGCGGAGGAGGCCCTGAGCGAGGCGGTGCCCGACGCCGGGGTGCGGGCGTTCCTGCTGCAGAACCTGCGGCAGGAGCAGGGGCGCTGGTCCTGGCAGCCGAACCTGGAGCTGCTGGGCCGCGACCTTCCGGCGATCGGTGACTGGCCGGCCGAGCAGCTCGGCGACGAGAGGGCCTACGAGGGGCCGGTCCTGTGGATCGGCGGCTCTCGCTCGGCGTACGTCGTGGACGACCACGCGGCCGTGATGGACGCGCTCTTCCCGCGCAACCGGCGGGTCACCGTCAAGGACGCCGGGCACTGGGTGCACGCCGAGCAGCCGGCGGTGTTCCTCGAGGTGCTGCGGCGGTTCCTGGGCTGA
- a CDS encoding CGNR zinc finger domain-containing protein: MVFAYDSEVALQAAVELVNSAEDDPDSLATVADLDAFFVRWGYTGRHERTRAELEAVRALRPRIREVLTAERDAAVGLVNEMLTGVTLRPQLVRHDEYDWHLHAVDYDDSLPDRIVIETAMAMIDVIRADENSRFSVCADQGCEGVVLDLSRNRSKRYCSTTCGNRNAVAAYRARQG; encoded by the coding sequence ATGGTATTCGCCTATGACAGCGAGGTTGCCCTGCAGGCGGCGGTCGAGCTCGTCAACAGTGCCGAGGACGACCCCGACTCCCTCGCCACGGTGGCCGATCTCGACGCCTTCTTCGTGCGGTGGGGCTACACCGGCCGGCATGAACGCACGCGCGCGGAGCTCGAGGCGGTGCGGGCGCTCCGCCCCCGGATCCGGGAGGTGCTGACGGCCGAGCGCGACGCGGCCGTCGGCCTGGTCAACGAGATGCTGACCGGTGTCACGCTGCGGCCCCAGCTCGTGCGCCACGACGAGTACGACTGGCACCTCCACGCCGTCGACTACGACGACTCGCTGCCCGACCGCATCGTCATCGAGACCGCCATGGCGATGATCGACGTGATCCGCGCCGACGAGAACTCCCGGTTCTCGGTGTGCGCGGACCAGGGGTGTGAGGGAGTGGTCCTCGACCTCTCACGCAACCGGTCCAAGCGCTACTGCTCCACGACGTGCGGCAACCGCAACGCGGTGGCCGCCTACCGCGCCCGCCAGGGCTGA
- a CDS encoding EamA family transporter: MTTMTHDIRAVTPSSRLVPGLVFALLSAMSFASSGTLAKGLLASGWSPAAAVTARILVAALVLAVPGLIALDGRWGLLRRNLKLVVAYGVVAVAGCQFAYFVAIQHLQVGVALLIEYAAPVVVIGYLWFRYGQRPGSLTRAGTVVTLVGLALVLDLLSGADLHLGGMLWASLAMAGAAVYFILSAQEGSGLPPIVLAAGGMVVGSVALLTLGAFGLLEMRWNTDPAVYAGTEVPWWWAVLALGVVAAAIAYTTGIAATRRLGSRLASFVALLEVLFAMLYAWLVLGEQPQPVQVLGGLLVLTGVVLVKLGEPRTT; the protein is encoded by the coding sequence ATGACGACGATGACTCATGACATCCGGGCGGTGACGCCGAGCTCCCGCCTCGTTCCCGGGCTGGTCTTCGCCCTGCTGTCCGCGATGTCCTTCGCGTCGTCGGGGACGTTGGCCAAGGGCCTGCTGGCCTCCGGGTGGAGCCCCGCCGCCGCGGTGACGGCGCGCATCCTGGTGGCCGCGCTCGTCCTGGCCGTGCCGGGGCTGATCGCGCTCGACGGGCGCTGGGGCCTGCTGCGGCGCAACCTCAAGCTCGTCGTCGCCTACGGCGTCGTGGCGGTCGCGGGGTGCCAGTTCGCCTACTTCGTGGCGATCCAGCACCTCCAGGTCGGTGTGGCCCTCCTCATCGAGTACGCCGCGCCGGTGGTCGTGATCGGCTACCTGTGGTTCCGCTACGGCCAGCGGCCGGGGTCGCTGACCCGGGCGGGCACGGTGGTCACGCTCGTCGGCCTGGCGCTCGTGCTCGACCTGCTGTCGGGCGCCGACCTGCACCTCGGCGGCATGCTCTGGGCATCGCTCGCCATGGCGGGCGCCGCGGTCTACTTCATCCTCTCCGCACAGGAGGGCAGCGGGCTGCCGCCGATCGTGCTCGCCGCCGGTGGCATGGTCGTGGGCTCGGTCGCGCTGCTGACGCTGGGTGCCTTCGGGCTGCTGGAGATGCGCTGGAACACCGACCCCGCGGTCTACGCCGGCACCGAGGTGCCCTGGTGGTGGGCCGTGCTCGCCCTCGGCGTGGTCGCAGCGGCGATCGCCTACACGACCGGCATCGCCGCCACCCGTCGTCTCGGCTCGCGGCTCGCCTCGTTCGTCGCGCTGCTCGAGGTGCTCTTCGCGATGCTCTACGCGTGGCTCGTGCTGGGGGAGCAGCCCCAGCCCGTGCAGGTGCTCGGCGGCCTGCTGGTGCTGACCGGCGTGGTCCTGGTCAAGCTGGGGGAGCCTCGCACCACCTGA
- a CDS encoding AI-2E family transporter, with protein sequence MWRHSPFAFGFFAALGALLAWFLFEAALSVRSYVILIVVAMFLAAGLDPAVEFFIRRGLKRAWAVLVVISAVLVGLGLFVVAIVPVISDQVTAITESAPGWLDQLQQNQRVQELDAKYDVIDRVRDYVAKGDFASGLFGGVLGVGLAVLSALANTFIIVVLTLYFLSSLHPTKHALYQLAPASRRGRVRELGDRVIRSVGGYVSGAFIVALFAGGSSLVFLFVAGLGEYAVALAFVVAILDVIPMIGATLGAVIVTAIGFATDPTIGIACVIFYVVYQQIENYIIYPRIMSRAVEIPGSVTVIAALIGAGLLGVVGALLAIPTAAAILMLTREIVIARQDAR encoded by the coding sequence TTGTGGCGGCACTCGCCGTTCGCCTTCGGCTTCTTCGCCGCGCTCGGCGCCCTGCTGGCGTGGTTCCTCTTCGAGGCCGCCCTCTCGGTGCGCTCCTACGTGATCCTCATCGTGGTGGCGATGTTCCTGGCCGCCGGCCTCGACCCTGCCGTGGAGTTCTTCATCAGGCGCGGTCTCAAGCGCGCCTGGGCCGTGCTCGTGGTGATCAGCGCGGTCCTCGTCGGGCTGGGCCTGTTCGTGGTCGCCATCGTCCCCGTCATCAGCGACCAGGTCACCGCGATCACCGAGAGCGCCCCTGGGTGGCTCGACCAGCTCCAGCAGAACCAGCGGGTGCAGGAGCTGGACGCGAAGTACGACGTGATCGACCGGGTCCGCGACTACGTCGCGAAGGGCGACTTCGCCTCCGGGCTGTTCGGCGGCGTGCTCGGCGTCGGGCTCGCGGTGCTGTCGGCCCTCGCCAACACCTTCATCATCGTGGTGCTCACCCTCTACTTCCTCTCCTCGCTCCACCCCACCAAGCACGCGCTCTACCAGCTGGCTCCCGCCAGCCGTCGCGGCCGGGTGAGGGAGCTCGGCGACCGGGTGATCCGCAGCGTCGGGGGCTACGTGTCCGGCGCCTTCATCGTGGCGCTCTTCGCCGGCGGCAGCTCCCTGGTCTTCCTCTTCGTCGCCGGCCTGGGCGAGTACGCCGTGGCGCTGGCCTTCGTGGTGGCGATCCTCGACGTGATCCCGATGATCGGCGCGACCCTGGGAGCGGTCATCGTCACGGCGATCGGCTTCGCGACGGACCCGACGATCGGCATCGCGTGCGTGATCTTCTACGTCGTCTACCAGCAGATCGAGAACTACATCATCTACCCGCGGATCATGTCGCGTGCGGTGGAGATCCCCGGCTCGGTGACGGTGATTGCCGCACTGATCGGCGCCGGCCTGCTCGGGGTGGTGGGCGCCCTGCTGGCGATCCCGACGGCCGCGGCGATCCTCATGCTCACCCGCGAGATCGTCATCGCCCGCCAGGACGCCCGCTGA
- the ccrA gene encoding crotonyl-CoA carboxylase/reductase, whose translation MDHILDAISSDSATAEDFAALSLPESYRAALVRKDDVDMFEGLPSREKDPRKSLHVDEVALPELGPGEAFVAVMASAINYNTVWTSIFEPVSTFGFLERYGRLSELTRRHDLPYHVVGSDLAGVVLKTGPGVTKWTPGDRVVAHCLSVELESPDGHNDTMLDNEQRIWGFETNFGGLADIALVKANQLMPKPEHLTWEEAASPGLVNCTAYRQLVSRNGGDMKQGDNVLIWGASGGLGGFATQYALNGGATPVCVVSNDEKAEICRSMGAELIINRSEEDYRFWNEEGTEQNPREWKRLGAKIRELTGGEDIDIVFEHPGRETFGASVYVTRKGGTITTCASTSGYMHEYDNRYLWMNLKRIISSHFANYRESWEANRLIAKGAIHPTLSRSYPLEEVGQAALDVHHNLHQGKVGVLCLAPEEGLGVRDHEMRERHLPAINRFRGV comes from the coding sequence GTGGACCACATTCTCGACGCCATCTCCTCCGACAGCGCCACCGCGGAGGACTTCGCCGCGCTGTCGCTGCCCGAGTCCTACCGGGCCGCCCTCGTCCGCAAGGACGACGTCGACATGTTCGAGGGACTGCCGTCCCGGGAGAAGGACCCTCGCAAGAGCCTCCACGTGGACGAGGTGGCCCTGCCCGAGCTCGGGCCGGGTGAGGCGTTCGTCGCCGTGATGGCCTCTGCCATCAACTACAACACCGTGTGGACCTCGATCTTCGAGCCGGTCTCCACCTTCGGCTTCCTCGAGCGCTACGGGCGCCTGTCGGAGCTGACCCGGCGCCACGACCTGCCCTACCACGTGGTCGGCTCGGACCTGGCGGGCGTGGTGCTCAAGACCGGTCCCGGGGTCACGAAGTGGACGCCCGGCGACCGGGTCGTGGCCCACTGCCTGTCCGTCGAGCTGGAGTCCCCGGACGGCCACAACGACACGATGCTCGACAACGAGCAGCGGATCTGGGGGTTCGAGACCAACTTCGGCGGCCTGGCCGACATCGCGCTGGTCAAGGCCAACCAGCTGATGCCCAAGCCCGAGCACCTGACGTGGGAGGAGGCGGCGTCGCCCGGGCTGGTCAACTGCACCGCCTACCGGCAGCTGGTGAGCCGCAACGGCGGCGACATGAAGCAGGGCGACAACGTCCTGATCTGGGGCGCCTCCGGAGGTCTCGGCGGCTTCGCCACCCAGTACGCCCTCAACGGCGGCGCGACCCCGGTGTGCGTGGTCTCCAACGACGAGAAGGCCGAGATCTGCCGCAGCATGGGCGCGGAGCTGATCATCAACCGCTCCGAGGAGGACTATCGGTTCTGGAACGAGGAGGGGACCGAGCAGAACCCGCGGGAGTGGAAGCGACTCGGGGCCAAGATCCGTGAGCTGACCGGCGGCGAGGACATCGACATCGTCTTCGAGCACCCCGGCCGGGAGACCTTCGGCGCCTCGGTCTACGTCACCCGCAAGGGCGGGACGATCACGACCTGTGCCTCGACCAGCGGCTACATGCACGAGTACGACAACCGGTACCTCTGGATGAACCTCAAGCGGATCATCAGCTCGCACTTCGCCAACTACCGCGAGTCCTGGGAGGCAAACCGGTTGATCGCCAAGGGCGCCATCCACCCGACCCTGTCGCGCAGCTACCCGCTGGAGGAGGTGGGCCAGGCGGCACTCGACGTGCACCACAACCTCCATCAGGGCAAGGTCGGCGTCCTCTGCCTGGCGCCCGAGGAGGGCCTCGGCGTGCGGGACCACGAGATGCGGGAGCGCCACCTGCCGGCGATCAACCGCTTCCGGGGGGTCTGA
- the mce gene encoding methylmalonyl-CoA epimerase produces MTSAPLDLPDHLFTAIDHVGIAVADLDEATAFYRDTYGMEVLHEETNEEQGVREAMVGVGDSGSCIQLLAPLSPDSTIAKFLDRNGPGIQQLAFRVTDVEQAAAILRDRGLRLLYDAPRRGTSNSRVNFIHPKDAGGVLVELVEPASTT; encoded by the coding sequence ATGACGTCAGCGCCGCTCGACCTGCCCGACCACCTCTTCACGGCGATCGACCACGTCGGCATCGCTGTGGCCGACCTGGACGAGGCCACCGCCTTCTACCGCGACACCTACGGCATGGAGGTGCTGCACGAGGAGACCAACGAGGAGCAGGGCGTCCGCGAGGCCATGGTCGGCGTCGGCGACTCCGGCTCCTGCATCCAGCTGCTCGCACCGCTCTCCCCGGACTCCACCATCGCCAAGTTCCTCGACCGGAACGGTCCCGGCATCCAGCAGCTCGCGTTCCGGGTCACCGACGTGGAGCAGGCGGCGGCGATCCTGCGCGACCGCGGACTCCGCCTGCTCTACGACGCCCCGCGCCGCGGGACGTCGAACAGCCGCGTGAACTTCATCCACCCCAAGGACGCGGGCGGCGTGCTCGTCGAGCTCGTCGAGCCCGCGTCCACGACCTGA
- a CDS encoding acetyl-CoA C-acetyltransferase, which produces MSDSASDSARTSSVIVAGARTPIGRLLGGLKDLSAAELGGVAIKGALEKSGVTPEQVDYLIMGQVILAGAGQNPARSAGIAAGLPMSMPSITINKVCLSGINAIAMADQMIRAGEHEIVVAGGMESMTQAPHLLPKSREGIKYGNTPLVDSMAYDALHDQATDQAMISLTDGCNAAGAGLSREEQDAFAAQSHQRAALAWKNGIFEDEVVPVTISTRKGDVVVSEDEGVRGDTTVETLAGLRPVNKEGTITAGSASQISDGACAVVVMSKAKAEELGLTWLAEIGAHGQVAGPDSTLQLQPARAIEKAADKQGIPVSDIDLFELNEAFAAVGIESARQLGASEEKVNVNGGAIALGHPVGMSGARIVLHLALELKRRGGGTGAAALCGGGGQGDALIISVPA; this is translated from the coding sequence ATGTCCGACTCCGCGTCCGACTCCGCACGCACCAGCAGTGTGATCGTCGCGGGGGCTCGCACTCCGATCGGCCGCCTGCTGGGCGGCCTCAAGGACCTCTCGGCCGCCGAGCTCGGCGGGGTCGCCATCAAGGGCGCGCTGGAGAAGTCGGGGGTGACCCCGGAGCAGGTCGACTACCTGATCATGGGCCAGGTGATCCTCGCGGGCGCCGGGCAGAACCCCGCCCGCAGCGCCGGCATCGCGGCCGGGCTGCCGATGAGCATGCCCTCCATCACCATCAACAAGGTGTGCCTGTCGGGCATCAACGCCATCGCGATGGCCGACCAGATGATCCGCGCCGGCGAGCACGAGATCGTCGTCGCCGGTGGCATGGAGTCCATGACCCAGGCGCCCCACCTGCTGCCGAAGTCGCGGGAGGGCATCAAGTACGGCAACACGCCGCTGGTGGACTCGATGGCCTACGACGCCCTCCACGACCAGGCCACGGACCAGGCCATGATCAGCCTCACCGACGGCTGCAACGCCGCGGGTGCCGGCCTGAGCCGTGAGGAGCAGGACGCCTTCGCCGCCCAGTCCCACCAGCGGGCCGCCCTGGCCTGGAAGAACGGCATCTTCGAGGACGAGGTCGTCCCGGTGACCATCAGCACCCGCAAGGGCGACGTCGTGGTCTCCGAGGACGAGGGAGTCCGCGGCGACACGACCGTCGAGACCCTCGCGGGGCTCCGGCCGGTCAACAAGGAGGGCACGATCACCGCGGGGTCGGCCTCCCAGATCTCCGACGGCGCGTGCGCCGTGGTCGTGATGAGCAAGGCGAAGGCCGAGGAGCTCGGGCTCACCTGGCTCGCCGAGATCGGTGCCCACGGTCAGGTCGCCGGCCCCGACTCGACGCTCCAGCTGCAGCCGGCCCGCGCCATCGAGAAGGCGGCGGACAAGCAGGGCATCCCGGTGTCCGACATCGACCTGTTCGAGCTCAACGAGGCCTTCGCCGCCGTCGGCATCGAGTCCGCCCGGCAGCTGGGCGCGTCCGAGGAGAAGGTGAACGTCAACGGCGGCGCCATCGCGCTGGGCCACCCGGTCGGCATGTCCGGCGCCCGGATCGTGCTCCACCTGGCCCTCGAGCTCAAGCGCCGCGGCGGCGGCACCGGCGCCGCGGCACTCTGCGGCGGCGGCGGTCAGGGCGACGCCCTGATCATCTCCGTCCCCGCCTGA
- the meaB gene encoding methylmalonyl Co-A mutase-associated GTPase MeaB — MGRRSSGNVPELVERAREGDPRAVARLISLVEDASPLLREVMAGLAPYTGNAQVVGITGAPGVGKSTSTSALVSELRSAGKRVGVLAVDPSSPFSGGALLGDRVRMQDHALDREVYIRSMASRGHLGGLSWTTPQALRVLDAAGCDVVLVETVGVGQSEVEIAGLADTTMVLLAPGMGDGIQAAKAGILEIGDLYVVNKADRDGADQVRRELRSMLALADRPEGAWRPPIVKTVAAKGEGLDEVVAEMDKHFAWLSESGELQGRRTRRARDEIEAIAVTALRERWGDVHGRSELDDLAAGVAAGESDPYTAADALLESFAD, encoded by the coding sequence ATGGGTCGGCGGTCCTCCGGCAACGTCCCGGAGCTGGTCGAGCGCGCTCGCGAGGGCGACCCGCGAGCCGTGGCGCGGCTCATCTCCCTCGTGGAGGACGCCTCGCCGCTGCTGCGCGAGGTGATGGCCGGGCTGGCCCCCTACACCGGCAACGCGCAGGTCGTGGGCATCACCGGCGCGCCGGGGGTGGGCAAGTCCACCTCGACGAGCGCGTTGGTCTCGGAGCTGCGCAGCGCCGGCAAGCGGGTGGGCGTGCTGGCGGTCGACCCGTCCTCGCCGTTCTCCGGTGGCGCCCTGCTGGGTGACCGCGTGCGGATGCAGGACCACGCCCTGGACCGCGAGGTCTACATCCGCTCGATGGCCTCCCGTGGCCACCTCGGCGGGCTGTCGTGGACGACCCCCCAGGCGCTGCGCGTGCTCGACGCCGCCGGCTGCGACGTGGTGCTGGTCGAGACGGTCGGGGTGGGGCAGAGCGAGGTGGAGATCGCCGGGCTGGCCGACACGACCATGGTGCTGCTCGCGCCGGGCATGGGTGACGGCATCCAGGCGGCGAAGGCGGGCATCCTCGAGATCGGTGACCTCTACGTCGTCAACAAGGCCGACCGCGACGGCGCGGACCAGGTGCGCCGCGAGCTGCGCTCGATGCTGGCGCTCGCCGACCGGCCCGAGGGCGCGTGGCGTCCGCCGATCGTGAAGACCGTCGCGGCGAAGGGGGAGGGCCTCGACGAGGTCGTGGCCGAGATGGACAAGCACTTCGCGTGGCTCTCCGAGTCCGGGGAGCTGCAGGGTCGTCGTACTCGCCGGGCTCGCGACGAGATCGAGGCGATCGCCGTCACCGCCCTGCGCGAGAGGTGGGGAGACGTGCACGGCCGGAGCGAGCTCGACGACCTGGCCGCAGGAGTGGCGGCGGGGGAGTCGGACCCCTACACCGCGGCCGACGCGCTGCTGGAGTCCTTCGCCGACTGA
- a CDS encoding glycosyltransferase family 4 protein — protein MRVAIVSESFFPSVNGVANSVRHVVEQLVALGHEPLVVTPGPGPDHHRGVPVVRVRSLGLPRYRDFPVALPDRAVESALVEFRPDVVHLASPFVIGAAGLRAARRLGVPTVAIYQTDVAGFARQYGVRADLLVDRWVARLHRRVDRTLVPSTASFDQLNALGVDDLHLWRRGVSLDLFDPSRRDAARHATLSRGGRDVLVGYVGRLAPEKQVRRLAEICRIPGVRLVVVGDGPERRWLGDHLPGAHFTGQLQGDHLATAFATLDVFVHPGTSETFCQTVQEAQASGVPVVAAAAGGPLDLVDHGRTGLLFEPRDEHSLWRSVVALARDAELRARLACAGREAVASRSWHAVVEELVDEHYRVVAHRPRAIA, from the coding sequence GTGCGTGTGGCGATCGTCAGTGAGTCCTTCTTCCCGTCCGTCAACGGCGTCGCGAACTCCGTGCGGCACGTCGTCGAGCAGCTCGTCGCGCTCGGCCACGAGCCGCTCGTGGTGACGCCGGGGCCGGGACCCGACCACCACCGGGGGGTCCCCGTGGTGCGTGTCCGTTCCCTGGGCCTGCCCCGCTACCGGGACTTCCCGGTAGCCCTGCCGGACCGGGCCGTCGAGAGCGCCCTCGTCGAGTTCCGCCCGGACGTCGTCCACCTCGCCTCTCCCTTCGTCATCGGTGCCGCAGGCCTGCGCGCCGCGCGTCGGCTGGGTGTCCCGACGGTGGCGATCTACCAGACCGACGTCGCCGGGTTCGCCCGCCAGTACGGCGTGCGTGCGGACCTGCTCGTCGACCGGTGGGTCGCCCGCCTCCACCGGCGGGTGGACCGGACCCTGGTGCCCTCGACAGCGTCGTTCGACCAGCTGAACGCCCTCGGCGTCGACGACCTGCACCTGTGGCGGCGCGGCGTCTCCCTGGACCTCTTCGACCCCTCTCGCCGCGACGCTGCGCGGCACGCGACGCTGTCCCGCGGCGGGCGTGACGTGCTCGTCGGCTACGTCGGACGGCTCGCGCCGGAGAAGCAGGTGCGTCGTCTTGCCGAGATCTGCCGGATCCCCGGGGTGCGTCTCGTCGTCGTCGGCGACGGGCCCGAGCGGCGCTGGCTCGGCGACCACCTCCCGGGTGCCCACTTCACCGGGCAGCTGCAGGGTGACCACCTCGCGACCGCGTTCGCGACGCTCGACGTCTTCGTCCACCCGGGCACCTCGGAGACCTTCTGCCAGACCGTGCAGGAGGCGCAGGCCAGCGGGGTGCCGGTCGTCGCCGCGGCCGCCGGCGGACCACTGGACCTGGTCGACCACGGCCGAACCGGTCTGCTCTTCGAGCCGCGCGACGAGCACTCCCTCTGGCGGAGCGTGGTCGCGCTCGCCCGGGACGCCGAGCTGCGGGCGCGGCTGGCCTGCGCCGGTCGCGAGGCGGTGGCCTCCCGCTCCTGGCATGCCGTCGTCGAGGAGCTCGTCGACGAGCACTACCGGGTCGTGGCGCACCGCCCGCGTGCGATCGCCTGA
- a CDS encoding PH domain-containing protein: MGLLGGVTDPDIRRHLLRDEGEVIVDEVRKHWVAYVRSAVESLLALALVVAVPFLHLDLAWLPMLLALGLLLHAGWRALQARVDRFVITNMRVFRVHGVLSRQLATMPLSRILDITVAKPLVGRLLGYGHFVFESAAQEQGLRDIRHVGRPDDRDLAIQRVVQRSGLRGPRVVN; encoded by the coding sequence ATGGGTCTGCTGGGCGGCGTCACCGATCCCGACATCCGTCGGCACCTGCTGCGTGACGAGGGCGAGGTCATCGTCGACGAGGTCCGCAAGCACTGGGTGGCCTACGTCCGGTCGGCCGTCGAGTCGCTCCTGGCGCTGGCGCTGGTCGTGGCGGTTCCCTTCCTCCACCTCGACCTGGCCTGGCTGCCGATGCTGCTGGCGCTGGGGCTGCTGCTCCACGCGGGGTGGCGCGCGCTGCAGGCACGGGTCGACCGCTTCGTGATCACCAACATGCGGGTCTTCCGGGTCCACGGGGTGCTGAGCCGACAGCTGGCGACGATGCCGCTCTCGCGGATCCTCGACATCACGGTGGCCAAGCCGCTGGTCGGCCGCTTGCTGGGCTACGGGCACTTCGTGTTCGAGTCCGCAGCCCAGGAGCAGGGGCTCCGCGACATCCGCCACGTGGGCCGGCCCGACGACCGGGACCTCGCGATCCAGCGCGTGGTGCAGCGCTCCGGGCTCCGCGGTCCCCGCGTGGTCAACTAG
- a CDS encoding MarR family winged helix-turn-helix transcriptional regulator, with product MARLPFDPIDEAARQWADHWTGVPAMHAVTSLMRVQQLVIGRLDAILRPHGLTFARYEALVLLTFSSRGSLPLGKMGERLQVHPTSVTSIVRKLEADGHVRRYPHPDDGRAVLAEITPAGRALVEVATADLVGADFGLGVLDDDGLRELSELLRPVRRAAGDF from the coding sequence GTGGCGCGACTGCCCTTCGACCCGATCGACGAGGCAGCCCGTCAGTGGGCCGACCACTGGACGGGCGTGCCGGCCATGCACGCCGTCACCTCGCTGATGCGGGTGCAGCAGCTGGTGATCGGGCGGCTCGACGCGATCCTCAGGCCCCACGGGCTGACCTTCGCCCGCTACGAGGCCCTGGTGCTGCTCACGTTCTCCTCCCGGGGCTCGCTGCCGCTGGGCAAGATGGGGGAGCGGCTGCAGGTCCACCCCACCTCGGTGACCTCGATCGTGCGCAAGCTCGAGGCCGACGGACATGTCCGCCGCTACCCGCACCCGGACGACGGCCGGGCGGTGCTGGCCGAGATCACCCCAGCGGGGCGTGCGCTCGTGGAGGTCGCCACGGCCGACCTCGTCGGCGCCGACTTCGGGCTGGGCGTGCTCGACGACGACGGGCTCCGCGAGCTCTCGGAGCTGCTGCGGCCGGTCCGCCGGGCGGCAGGCGACTTCTGA